The Osmerus eperlanus chromosome 12, fOsmEpe2.1, whole genome shotgun sequence genome has a segment encoding these proteins:
- the spsb3b gene encoding SPRY domain-containing SOCS box protein 3: MSHCKIVHKKTTVRAAMLRRSRNLCARHNSWSSVRQEADSMVVVLAFESEDWSTGRTQISDSDSEVDYLALSPTVEDVVPDTVPVTGESFCHCDPQEEPRPGELLQLSDCLCGEEDQGFDWVWDERSKSSSAFLSCDNRKVSFHSEYSCGTAAIRGTKELSDGQHFWEIKMTSPVYGTDMMVGIGTSEVSMEKYRHSFCSMLGTDEDSWGLSYTGLLQHKGDKMNFSSRFGQGSIIGLHLDTWHGTLTFYKNRRRIGVAASKLQNKKFYPMVCSTAARSSMKVIRACYTPTSLQYLCCARLRQQLPNCPDTLGVLPLPPGLRQLLYTQLGWVFSLNNQATEGPKQPGDLPEEISSPPSPCTSPMPTLSACSSQSSTPSPIPDPCQLHHRAQACSCPPTPPETESDSCLSEPEDYQSKRFRWT, translated from the exons ATGAGTCACTGCAAGATAGTTCATAAGAAGACGACTGTAAG AGCAGCCATGTTGAGGAGAAGCCGGAACCTTTGTGCTCGTCACAACTCGTGGAGCTCCGTGCGACAAGAGGCCGACAGCATGGTCGTGGTCCTGGCCTTCGAGAGCGAGGACTGGAGTACGGGGAGGACACAG ATCAGCGACTCCGACTCCGAAGTGGACTACCTTGCCCTCTCCCCAACGGTGGAGGATGTGGTTCCAGACACGGTCCCTGTGACAGGCGAGTCCTTCTGCCACTGTGACCCTCAGGAGGAGCCCAGACCTGGGGAGCTTCTGCAGCTCAGTGACTGCCTCTGTggggaggaggaccagg GTTTTGATTGGGTGTGGGACGAGCGCAGTAAATCGAGCTCTGCGTTTCTGAGCTGTGACAACCGCAAAGTGAGCTTCCACTCCGAGTACAGCTGTGGGACTGCAGCGATCAGGGGCACCAAGGAGCTCTCGGACGGACAGCACTTCTGGGAGATAAAGATGACCTCTCCCGTCTATGGTACCGACATG ATGGTAGGCATTGGGACGTCCGAGGTCAGCATGGAGAAGTACCGACACAGTTTCTGTAGTATGCTTGGCACAGACGAGGACAGCTggggcctttcctacacag GGCTCTTACAGCATAAAGGTGACAAGATGAACTTCTCCTCACGCTTTGGCCAGGGGTCCATCATCGGCCTACACCTGGACACCTGGCACGGCACTTTGACCTTCTACAAGAACCGACGTCGTATCG GTGTGGCTGCCTCCAAGCTGCAGAACAAGAAGTTCTACCCAATGGTGTGTTCCACCGCAGCCAGGAGCAGCATGAAGGTGATCCGGGCTTgttacacccccacctccctgcagTACCTCTGCTGTGCCCGCCTGCGCCAGCAGCTCCCCAACTGCCCGGACACCCTGGGggtcctgcccctgcccccaggCCTGCGTCAACTCCTCTACACCCAGCTGGGCTGGGTCTTCAGCCTCAACAACCAGGCCACCGAAGGCCCCAAGCAGCCTGGGGACTTGCCTGAGGAAATTAGCTCCCCCCCAAGCCCCTGCACCAGCCCTATGCCCACCCTCAGTGCCTGTTCTTCCCAaagctccacccccagccctatTCCTGATCCCTGTCAGCTCCATCACAGGGCACAAGCCTGCTCCTGCCCACCCACTCCTCCTGAGACAGAGTCTGACAGCTGTTTGTCAGAGCCAGAAGACTACCAGAGCAAAAGATTCCGCTGGACATGA
- the atp6v0cb gene encoding ATPase H+ transporting V0 subunit cb, with the protein MSSESPEYSPFFAVMGASAAMVFSALGAAYGTAKSGTGIAAMSVMRPELIMKSIIPVVMAGIIAIYGLVVAVLIANNISEKVSLYKSFLHLGAGLSVGLSGLAAGFAIGIVGDAGVRGTAQQPRLFVGMILILIFAEVLGLYGLIVALILSTK; encoded by the exons ATGTCGTCCGAAAGCCCCGAATACTCTCCGTTCTTCGCAGTGATGGGTGCCTCTGCGGCTATGGTTTTCAGCG ccttggGAGCGGCCTATGGCACGGCCAAGAGTGGCACAGGCATCGCCGCCATGTCGGTGATGAGGCCAGAGCTCATCATGAAGTCCATCATCCCCGTGGTCATGGCGGGTATCATAGCCATCTACGGCCTGGTAGTAGCGGTGCTGATCGCTAACAACATCTCCGAGAAGGTCAGCCTCTACAA GAGCTTCCTCCACCTGGGTGCAGGTCTGAGCGTGGGGCTGAGCGGGCTGGCAGCTGGCTTCGCCATCGGCATCGTTGGAGACGCGGGAGTGAGGGGCACAGCCCAGCAGCCCCGGCTCTTCGTGGGCATGATCCTCATCTTGATCTTCGCTGAGGTCCTGGGGCTGTACGGCCTCATCGTCGCCCTCATCCTGTCTACGAAATAG
- the nubp2 gene encoding cytosolic Fe-S cluster assembly factor nubp2 isoform X2 translates to MEQNNDGGNLSQVQHVVLVLSGKGGVGKSTLTTELALALRHVGKKVGILDVDLCGPSIPRMLNVGRPEVHQCDSGWVPVYTDAQKSLALMSIGFLLEDPDEAVIWRGPKKTALIGQFVSDVAWGELDILLVDTPPGTSDEHLAVLENLKKHKVDGAILVTTPQAVSTGDVRREITFCKKTGLRILGIVENMSGFVCPHCSECSNIFSKGGGEELAKLTESAYLGSVPLDPLLSRSIEEGKDFIQAFPDSATFSAINSIAQILLASLQKA, encoded by the exons ATGGAACAAAACAACG ATGGTGGTAACTTGTCTCAGGTCCAGCATGTGGTGTTAGTGCTGTCGGGTAAAGGGGGTGTGGGCAAGAGTACCCTCACCACAGAGCTGGCACTGGCTCTAAGACACGTTGGCAAAAAG GTTGGCATCTTAGACGTGGACCTGTGTGGGCCCAGTATTCCACGCATGCTGAATGTGGGCAGGCCAGAGGTGCACCAGTGTGACTCGGGGTGGGTGCCCGTCTACACAGACGCCCAGAAGAGCCTTGCGCTCATGTCCATAGGCTTCCTACTGGAGGACCCAGACGAGGCTGTGATCTGGAGGGGCCCCAAGAAAACAG CTCTGATTGGCCAGTTTGTATCTGATGTGGCGTGGGGTGAATTGGACATTCTCCTGGTGGACACGCCCCCTGGGACGTCTGACGAACACCTAGCGGTTCTGGAGAACCTGAAGAAACACAAAGTGGATGGCGCCATTCTGGTCACCACACCTCAG GCTGTCTCGACGGgggatgtgaggagagagatcacCTTCTGTAAGAAGACAGGCCTGCGAATCCTGGGCATAGTGGAGAACATGAGTGGATTTGTTTGTCCGCATTGTTCA GAATGCAGCAACATCTTTTccaaaggtggaggagaagagctgGCCAAACTGACTGAATCAGCATATCTAG GCTCTGTACCCCTGGATCCTCTTCTAAGCAGAAGTATCGAGGAAGGCAAAGACTTCATCCAAGCATTCCCTGACAGTGCCACCTTCAGTGCAATCAACAGCATAGCACAGATCCTCTTGGCCAGCCTTCAGAAAGCTTGA
- the nubp2 gene encoding cytosolic Fe-S cluster assembly factor nubp2 isoform X1, whose translation MEQNNGLYYILNGGNLSQVQHVVLVLSGKGGVGKSTLTTELALALRHVGKKVGILDVDLCGPSIPRMLNVGRPEVHQCDSGWVPVYTDAQKSLALMSIGFLLEDPDEAVIWRGPKKTALIGQFVSDVAWGELDILLVDTPPGTSDEHLAVLENLKKHKVDGAILVTTPQAVSTGDVRREITFCKKTGLRILGIVENMSGFVCPHCSECSNIFSKGGGEELAKLTESAYLGSVPLDPLLSRSIEEGKDFIQAFPDSATFSAINSIAQILLASLQKA comes from the exons ATGGAACAAAACAACGGTTTGTATTATATTCTCA ATGGTGGTAACTTGTCTCAGGTCCAGCATGTGGTGTTAGTGCTGTCGGGTAAAGGGGGTGTGGGCAAGAGTACCCTCACCACAGAGCTGGCACTGGCTCTAAGACACGTTGGCAAAAAG GTTGGCATCTTAGACGTGGACCTGTGTGGGCCCAGTATTCCACGCATGCTGAATGTGGGCAGGCCAGAGGTGCACCAGTGTGACTCGGGGTGGGTGCCCGTCTACACAGACGCCCAGAAGAGCCTTGCGCTCATGTCCATAGGCTTCCTACTGGAGGACCCAGACGAGGCTGTGATCTGGAGGGGCCCCAAGAAAACAG CTCTGATTGGCCAGTTTGTATCTGATGTGGCGTGGGGTGAATTGGACATTCTCCTGGTGGACACGCCCCCTGGGACGTCTGACGAACACCTAGCGGTTCTGGAGAACCTGAAGAAACACAAAGTGGATGGCGCCATTCTGGTCACCACACCTCAG GCTGTCTCGACGGgggatgtgaggagagagatcacCTTCTGTAAGAAGACAGGCCTGCGAATCCTGGGCATAGTGGAGAACATGAGTGGATTTGTTTGTCCGCATTGTTCA GAATGCAGCAACATCTTTTccaaaggtggaggagaagagctgGCCAAACTGACTGAATCAGCATATCTAG GCTCTGTACCCCTGGATCCTCTTCTAAGCAGAAGTATCGAGGAAGGCAAAGACTTCATCCAAGCATTCCCTGACAGTGCCACCTTCAGTGCAATCAACAGCATAGCACAGATCCTCTTGGCCAGCCTTCAGAAAGCTTGA
- the LOC134031078 gene encoding LOW QUALITY PROTEIN: probable crossover junction endonuclease EME2 (The sequence of the model RefSeq protein was modified relative to this genomic sequence to represent the inferred CDS: substituted 4 bases at 4 genomic stop codons), with translation MARVLKRAKTWEISESENDSDIETQPKCLVAYVQDDSNITASSYTVVKQKDNDHNKDGQQSSSTTQGEPRQDALAPPLPPARSSTPSPGRKRRSREEMEADREKAEERKKAREQLRVSKTKEKEQKRLEQQTRNDAAERLKSYRPVNCLKCLTVFIDPALLQEEGSDILLGTLSAFEWRFSVVSQKLPQSITWTRDLPQCDEADGPVEEEQTLLVLSLSDFMEMVVCVKQTLQSDGEELEMKSVLRPLLECLNSNTKMVVTVLVLGSCPGSWXVLIXLXXTPTVFFIYFHNAHCYFPRGHAIRQTLLSRLGTKDLILDIEEVLVYLQLYRNVSVAFLDGWQEVTDHVCSVTKALSKRPFKRLTERVELPFCVDGSWASGARVERDGSGLGQVWSRQIQQLNRVSPAVASALVAAYPSPWLLLQAYEGVATEEERRGLLAGILVKSGGKERRIGPEISTRVYRSLTAQNPQLVLD, from the exons ATGGCACGTGTTTTGAAAAGAGCCAAAACATGGGAGATATCAGAATCTGAGAACGATAGCGACATTGAAACACAACCCAAGTGTTTAGTCGCATATGTTCAAGATGACAGTAATATAACAGCATCTAGCTATACCGTCGTCAAACAGAAAGACAATGATCATAATAAAGACGGCCAACAATCTAGTTCAACAACCCAAGGTGAACCTAGACAAGATGCTTTGGCGCCTCCTCTACCACCTGCACGGTCAAGCACCCCAAGTCCTGGAAGAAAACGtcggagcagagaggagatggaggctgaTAGAGAGAAGGCCGAGGAAAGGAAGAAAGCCAGAGAACAACTTCGGGTATCCAAAACCAAAGAGAAAGAGCAGAAACGTTTGGAACAGCAAACGAGGAACGATGCAGCGGAACGTCTGAAGAGCTACAGGCCAGTGAACTGTCTCAAGTGCCTGACTGTCTTCATCGACCCAG CTCTTTTGCAGGAGGAGGGATCAGACATCTTGCTGGGGACCTTGTCTGCGTTTGAGTGGAGGTTCAGCGTCGTGTCTCAGAAGCTCCCTCAAAGCATCACTTGGACCAGAGATCTTCCCCAG TGTGATGAAGCTGATGGACCTGTGGAGGAGGAACAGACACTGCTGGTGTTGAGCCTCAGTGACTTCATGGAGATGGTGGTCTGTGTGAAACAG ACTCTTCAGAGTGATGGGGAGGAGTTGGAAATGAAGTCAGTTCTCCGGCCTCTGCTTGAGTGTCTGAACTCTAACACCAAGATGGTGGTCACTGTCTTGGTGCTGGGGTCCTGTCCAGGTAGCTGGTAAGTCTTGATTTGACTATGATGAACACCAACTGTATTTTTCATATATTTTCATAATGCTCACTGTTATTTTCCCAGGGGACATGCAATAAGACAAACACTACTATCTCGGTTGGGGACGAAGGATCTGATTCTGGATATTGAAGAG GTGTTGGTGTACCTGCAGCTGTACAGGAACGTCTCCGTGGCGTTCTTAGACGGTTGGCAGGAAGTGACAGACCACGTGTGCTCGGTTACCAAGGCCTTGTCCAAACGACCCTTCAA ACGGCTGACCGAGCGAGTGGAGCTGCCGTTCTGTGTGGACGGGTCATGGGCCAGCGGGGCGCGTGTGGAGAGGGACGGGTCTGGGCTGGGCCAGGTGTGGAGCAGACAGATCCAGCAGCTGAACCGGGTCAGCCCAGCGGTGGCCTCTGCTCTGGTCGCGGCGTACCCTTCACcctggctgctgctgcag GCCTACGAGGGTGTTGCGactgaggaggaaaggagggggctgCTGGCCGGGATCCTGGTGAAGagtggggggaaggagagacgaATCGGGCCGGAGATCTCAACCAGGGTCTACCGCTCCCTCACTGCACAGAACCCTCAGCTGGTCCTAGACTGA